The following is a genomic window from Hymenobacter sp. APR13.
GCATCGTGTAGATGCGGTCGGTGGGCACGGTGGGCGTGAGCAGCCAGCGGTTGTGGCGGGCGGTTTCGGCGGGGTCGGTTTGCAGGCTCTGGGCAATGCCGGCCATGGAGAGGCCGGGCGGCGCCGGAAACTCCTGCAGCTGCAGCAGCGGCTTGGGGTTGTGGCCGACTGCGGGCTCATAGGCCAGCTTGTGGGCCAGCATCGTGAGGATGTACGCGTGGGTTTGCTCGGAAATCGGCATTTCCGTGGCGTTGTAGTCGGTGGGCAGGGTGTAGGGCTTCACGCCGCCCGAGCCCAGGTTGTAGCTGAGCAGCGTGTTCAGCCAGTTGTGCAAAGCCTGGTTGTTGCGCTTGAGGTACTTGGCAGCGGCCCGGCTGGAGGCCACAATGTGCTTGCGCTCATCCACCACGTCGTTCATCACCACGCCAAAGTCGGCGGCGGTTTCGCGCTTGAACTGCCAGTAGCCCACGGCATCGTGGATGCTTTGCGCATCGCCCTGCAGGCCGCTTTCCTGAATCACCAGAAAGCGGAAGTCGAGCGGCAGCGCTTCTTCCTGAAACACCCGCTCGATAAGGGGGAAGTAGGCGTCGGCCAGGTTCACGCGGGCCTGAAACGAGGCCGGGTGGCTGCGCAGCGCGTCTACTTTCTGCTGCACGGCGCGGCGGCCGCCTTCGGTGAGGCGCAGGTGCAGGCCGGCAAAATCGAAGGTGGCCGGAACGGATACGCTCTGGGCGGCGGCCAGCAGCGGTAGCCAGCAAAGCAGTACGAGTACAATTCTTTTCATGACAGGCAACAAGCGCAGCTCTGGCTTCGCGACTTGTGCTCACCAGACTCCGACGCTTACAAAGTAGAGGAAAAAAACGCGGGAATTGACATAATTAGCCCGGTCATGTGGCATCAGCCCCGACAATACCCGCAAACCTGCAGGCGCTTTTACCTCTGAAAAGATTGGGTTGCACACTGCCCGGAATTCAATTCCGACCCAGCCTCGATTCAGCCAAGCCGCGGCCGGCCTATCTGCTGACCTCCCGGAAATGCAAAAAGCGCCGGCCCGGCCGACGCTTTTGCTCTTGAATCAGACTACATACCGCCACCGGGCGGCGGGCCATCGGGGCGCCCAAAGCCGCCCGGGCCGCGCCGGCCGCCGGGGGCGCCGGAGCCGGGCAGGGCATCGGCGGGGCCGGCGCCGGCAAAGCTGCGGATGTTGTAGGTGAACATCAGCATGAAGTAGCGCTGGAGGATGTTGGTTTGCACGTCCTCGGTGTAGGCGGCCGTGTTGTTGACCTGAATGCTGTTGTTCTGGCCCAGCAAATCGAAGGCGTAGAGCTTGATTTCGGCCTGCTGCTTGGCGCCCAGCTTCTTGCCCACCGAGCCGTTCCAGAGCACAAAGTTCTGGTTGAAGCCCGCCGACAAACCCTGGTTGAGCTGGTGCGTCACATCAGACTGCACCGTCACGCCCTTCGCGATAATCCAGGAAAAGCGCAGGCTGGTGTTCTGGCGGAAGTACTGCCGGTCTACCTGGCCGGGCAACGAGTTGCGCACGTAGCTCTGGCTGGAATTCGAGGACAGCGTGAAATCCAGCTCGGGGCTGATGTTGCTGCTCAGCACCGCGCCCAGCCCAAACGACGGCGTGCGGCTGTAGTTCAGCTCGCTGAACACCAGGCCCGGCGTTTGGGAGTAGGTGGCGTTGGCGTTCAGGTTGAGGTTGGACTTCACTAAGCTAAGTGGCAAGCTGTAGTTCAGGAAGGAGCGGAGCGTGTATTGCTGATCGACGTTGACGGGCCGCGTGAGCTGGCCGCCCACCGGAATGACGATGCCGCCTTCCGTCACGGGTGAGGTGCCGGCGTAGATGGTGTTGTTGGTGATGTAGTTGTTGGTGTAGGAGCCGCCGATCAGAGCAAAAAACGAGGTGGACTTCTCCGGTACCGCCGACGAATACCGCAGAAACAGGTTGTGGCGGTATTCCTGGCGCAGATTGGGGTTGCCGGTGGTGAGCTGCAGCGGGTTGGCGTTGTTCACCACTTCCTGCAGCTGGCTGATGCTGGGGGCGTTGGTGTTGGTGCGGTAGTTGAGCCGCAGGTTCTGCTGCTTCGAGAAGTTGTAGCGCACCGTGGCGTTGGGCAGCACGTTCAGGAAGCTGCGCTCGGTGAGGGCTGCGCGCGGAAACTCCTGGTCGGAGCGCAGCTGGGCGTTCTGCACGGCCGTGCCCACGGTCCACTGGAAGTCCTTGTTTTGGTAGCGGTAGGTCAGCTCGCCCGAGTTGGTGAGGTAGCGGCTCTGAAATACGCTGCTGAGCGTGTCATTGAGCAACGAAAACGCCTGCTCGCCCGGCGAGAAGTCAAAGGTGCGCTTATCGGACTCGTTGGGCGTGTACGACACGCGGTACTCGGCCTGCAGCTGGCTGAACTGGCTGATGGGCTCAGTGTAGTTGACGTTGCCGGTCCAGGCCCAGCCCTGCTGCGTGAGTTCCGAAAACTGGTTGAGCAGCGTGGTGCGCCCGCCCACCGCCGAGGTCGACGAGAGCAGGTTGTTGTCGCCTTCTTTGTCGTTATACGTCGTGTTCAGCCCCACCGAAACCGTGCGGCCGCGCTTGGCAAAACGGTGCCGGTACTGCAGCTGGTTGGCCGCCGTGATGCCCGTCAGAGCCGAGCGGTAGGTGCTGGTGTTGGCGCCCTGCGTTTCGCCGGCTACGTCGCCGGTGCTCAGGAACGTGCGCCCGTCGAGGCCGCTGTTGCCGGTGTTGCGCTGCACCGAGAGGCTGGGCCGCCAAATCAGCGAGTTCACCGAATCGAACTTGTGCTCCAGCCGCAGATTGAAGCGGTTGTTGATGTTGCGGCTCGCGTTCTGCGACAGTACATTGTAGCGCAGATCATCGGTGGAGCCCTGCGGCGCCACGTAGCGGCGTAGCAGGTTGGTGCGGGCCGTGTTGTCGGAGAGGTTGAAGAAGTAGCTGCCCTGCACGTCGGTTTTGGTGCCCCAGGTGTCGGAGTAGTTGAGGCCCAGCGCGTGGGTCTTGCTGATACCGCCCTGCTGGTTCACCAGAAAGTCGCCGGAGTTGTTGCCGCCGCCACCCTGGCCGCCACCGCCGGGCCGCCCGCCCTGGCCACCCCCGCGCCCACCCCGCGCCCCGCCGCCCCCGCCCGACGAGGTACCCACCACGCCGAGCAAGTCTTCGGTGCCGAAGTTTTGCTCGTTCACGTTGTTGCTCTGGGCCACCACGCTCAGGCGCTGCTTGCCTTTGAACTGGTTGAGGTTGCCGCTCAGTCGGTACCGGTCGTCCTGGGGGCCGTAGCCGGCCAGCACCCGCCCAAACTTGCCGTTGCGGAACTGCGGCTTGGTTACGATGTTAATGGTTTTCTGCTGGTTGCCGTCGTCGAAGCCCGTAAACTGGCTTTGGTCGGAGGCGCGGTCATACACCTGAATCTTGTCGATGACCTCGGCCGGAATGTTCTTGAGCACCGCGTCGGGGTCGTTGCCGAAAAACTCCTTGCCATCCACCAGCACCCGCTGCACTTGCTCGCCCTGGGCCTGCACTTTGCCGTTGGTCGGGTCCACGGTCACGCCGGGCATCTTGGTGATGAGGTCCTGGGCGCTGGCGTCGGGGTTGGTCTTGAACGAGCCGGCGTTGAACTGGGCCGTGTCGCCTTTTTGGATGGCGGCGGCCGCTTTGCCCACTACTTCCACGCCTTTCAAGGCCACGCCGCCGGTGGCCAGCGTGAGGTTGCCCAGGGCCAGCGGCTGCCCGCTCAGCGTCAGCTGCCGCTGCAGCGTCTGGTAGCCCAGAAACGAAATCGTGAGCTGGTAGCGGCCGTTGGGCAGGTTGGTTATCGTGAAGTTGCCGTCGGCGTCGGCCGCCGCGCCGTTCTTCACCGAGTCGGCCGACAGGCCCCGCACCAGCACGTTGGCCCCAATCAGCGGCGACTGGTCGGTGCCGTCCACAATGCGGCCACTGAGCGAGGATTGGGCGTGGGCCGCCAGCGTGGTAGCCAGTAGTAGGATAACCGTAAGGAAGTGTCTGAGCATTAGCGAAAAGTCGGCGGATAGATACGTCACCAGGAGCAATAGACGCAATTGCGGCCCCCGCGTTTACTCTTCGCCGAAAAAAGCCCGCCCGCCGCTACCGTTTCCGCACCAGCAGCAGGCCGTCGCGCAGGGGCAGAAACACGTTTTCCACCCGCTCATCGGCCTGCACCTTGTCGTT
Proteins encoded in this region:
- a CDS encoding TonB-dependent receptor, which gives rise to MLRHFLTVILLLATTLAAHAQSSLSGRIVDGTDQSPLIGANVLVRGLSADSVKNGAAADADGNFTITNLPNGRYQLTISFLGYQTLQRQLTLSGQPLALGNLTLATGGVALKGVEVVGKAAAAIQKGDTAQFNAGSFKTNPDASAQDLITKMPGVTVDPTNGKVQAQGEQVQRVLVDGKEFFGNDPDAVLKNIPAEVIDKIQVYDRASDQSQFTGFDDGNQQKTINIVTKPQFRNGKFGRVLAGYGPQDDRYRLSGNLNQFKGKQRLSVVAQSNNVNEQNFGTEDLLGVVGTSSGGGGGARGGRGGGQGGRPGGGGQGGGGNNSGDFLVNQQGGISKTHALGLNYSDTWGTKTDVQGSYFFNLSDNTARTNLLRRYVAPQGSTDDLRYNVLSQNASRNINNRFNLRLEHKFDSVNSLIWRPSLSVQRNTGNSGLDGRTFLSTGDVAGETQGANTSTYRSALTGITAANQLQYRHRFAKRGRTVSVGLNTTYNDKEGDNNLLSSTSAVGGRTTLLNQFSELTQQGWAWTGNVNYTEPISQFSQLQAEYRVSYTPNESDKRTFDFSPGEQAFSLLNDTLSSVFQSRYLTNSGELTYRYQNKDFQWTVGTAVQNAQLRSDQEFPRAALTERSFLNVLPNATVRYNFSKQQNLRLNYRTNTNAPSISQLQEVVNNANPLQLTTGNPNLRQEYRHNLFLRYSSAVPEKSTSFFALIGGSYTNNYITNNTIYAGTSPVTEGGIVIPVGGQLTRPVNVDQQYTLRSFLNYSLPLSLVKSNLNLNANATYSQTPGLVFSELNYSRTPSFGLGAVLSSNISPELDFTLSSNSSQSYVRNSLPGQVDRQYFRQNTSLRFSWIIAKGVTVQSDVTHQLNQGLSAGFNQNFVLWNGSVGKKLGAKQQAEIKLYAFDLLGQNNSIQVNNTAAYTEDVQTNILQRYFMLMFTYNIRSFAGAGPADALPGSGAPGGRRGPGGFGRPDGPPPGGGM